A single Dechloromonas denitrificans DNA region contains:
- a CDS encoding ABC transporter permease, which produces MRLPSLSNIFRLGLKELKSLRADKTLMVLICWAFSGAIYTAATGVSQELHNAPIAIVDEDQSPLSSRLVDAFYPPFFRQPQMISLAELDAGMDAGRYNFTLVIPAHFQRDVQAGKVPDVQLNIDATIMSQAFIGATYIKSIALGEVNEYLTGRRDSAATPIKLTSRVRFNPNLNGFWFGGVMEVINNVTMLTIILVGAAFIREREHGTIEHLLVMPLTPLEIMMAKIWANGMIVLCGVTFALLVMVRQVLAVPIAGSIPLFLAAAACYLFAAASIGIFLGTLARSMPQFGLLLILSILPLLMLSGGVSPRESMPEMVQNIMLAAPTTYFVRLAQGILYRGAGIDGIWQDLLAMTAIGACFFFVALLRFRKAVTQTQV; this is translated from the coding sequence ATGCGCCTGCCCAGCCTCTCCAACATCTTCCGCCTCGGCCTCAAGGAGCTGAAAAGCCTGCGCGCCGACAAGACGTTGATGGTGCTGATCTGCTGGGCTTTCTCCGGCGCCATCTACACCGCGGCGACCGGCGTTTCGCAGGAGTTGCACAACGCCCCGATCGCCATCGTTGACGAGGACCAGTCGCCGCTCTCCAGTCGGCTCGTCGATGCCTTCTACCCGCCGTTCTTCCGCCAGCCGCAGATGATCTCGCTGGCCGAACTCGATGCCGGCATGGATGCCGGCCGCTACAATTTCACGCTGGTCATCCCGGCGCATTTTCAGCGCGACGTGCAGGCTGGCAAGGTGCCTGACGTCCAGCTCAATATCGACGCGACCATCATGTCGCAGGCCTTCATCGGCGCCACTTACATCAAGAGCATCGCGCTCGGCGAGGTCAATGAATACCTGACCGGTCGGCGCGACAGCGCCGCAACGCCGATCAAGCTGACCAGCCGGGTCCGCTTCAATCCCAACCTCAACGGTTTCTGGTTCGGCGGCGTCATGGAGGTGATCAACAACGTCACCATGCTGACCATCATCTTGGTCGGCGCCGCCTTCATCCGCGAGCGCGAGCACGGCACCATCGAACATTTGCTGGTCATGCCGCTGACCCCGCTCGAAATCATGATGGCCAAGATCTGGGCCAACGGGATGATCGTGCTGTGCGGCGTCACCTTCGCGCTGCTGGTGATGGTCCGCCAGGTGCTGGCCGTACCGATCGCCGGCTCGATCCCGCTGTTCCTGGCGGCGGCGGCGTGCTACCTGTTCGCTGCGGCCTCGATCGGCATCTTCCTTGGCACCCTGGCCCGCTCGATGCCGCAATTCGGCCTGCTCCTGATTCTCAGCATCCTGCCGCTGCTCATGCTGTCGGGCGGCGTCTCGCCGCGCGAGAGCATGCCGGAGATGGTGCAGAACATCATGCTCGCCGCGCCGACCACCTATTTTGTCCGGCTGGCCCAGGGGATACTCTACCGGGGCGCGGGAATCGACGGCATCTGGCAGGATTTGCTGGCCATGACGGCCATCGGCGCCTGCTTCTTCTTCGTCGCGCTGTTGCGTTTCCGCAAGGCGGTGACGCAGACCCAAGTCTGA